The genomic segment TAGGGGTAAAAAGAGGAAATCTCTTAGCCACACAGACCTAACCAACATTCATTGAGTTAGATCTATCTCTCTCTTTTAATAATGTTAGAAAACAGGCTTGATATTAGCTTTAAAgagatattgctgctgctgctgctgctaagtcgcctcagtcgtgtccgactctgtgcaaccccatagacggcagcccaccaggctccgctgtccctgggtttctccaggaaagaacactggagtgggttgccatttccttctccgaaggAGATGTTAGCACTCAGGTAAACCTGTATCTACCACGTCCAGGCATTAACGGTAGTATGTgtggtgtatacatacacacttttcagattcttttcccttactggttattgcaagatattgaaaaCCGTTCcgtgtgctattcagtaggtccttgttgcttattttgtATACAGTGGTGTGACCCCATCCATCCCAAGCtcataatttatccctcccttctctttcacctttggtaaccataagtttgcttgcTATGTCTGTGGGAACTAGGAGCCCACAGGCAGCACAGccgaacagagagagagagagaaagaaagacgtGTCAAACTAAGCATGCCTCAGGTAGAAGGAGAGGGTAAGAGGCTCGGGGGAATTCTGTGGAGCCGAGAAAGGTCCTGGGGTCTTGGGACGTGAGCGCAGCCCTGGAGAAGCCCTGAGGGTCGGGGTGGAAGAGCTGGGAGCAGAGCGGGGCCCAGGGTCCAGCGTGGGGACTTGCACACTCCCGCGGGCAGGAGCCCCAGGATGGCCCCTGGGGGCCGGGAGGTGGCCACGCGGGCTCCAGGCTGGTGTCTGCGTCTCATTCCCTGCAGGGCTCTGTGTTGGCCAAGCAGACGAAGGAAGAGCTGGTGAGTGGTTCTCCATGGCCCCTCCTGGTCCTCCCTCCCAGGGACCCCCGCTTTTCCCTCCCGTCCGTGAGCTTCCCGAGACCAGCCCTGAGACCCGCTTCCTTCCAGAGGCGCTTCCCAAGCCCTCCCTCAGGGCCTGGCCCAGCTCGGTGGTTCCCGCCGGGAGCTCTGTGACCCTGCGATGCGGGACTCCCACCAGGGATGTAAGCGTCGCTCTCAGGAAGGTGGGGAGCGTCTGGGAGATGGTCCAGTCACCCAACTCCACAGAGGGCCAGGCTGAATTCCATCTCTCCGATGTAAAGTCCAGCCACGCGGGAGAGTACACCTGCAAATACCACAGGAGGGGGAACCCCCACGTGAGCTCAGGGCCCAGTGACGCCCTGCTACTGCTGGTGACGGGTGAGGGGGCGCCTGGGAAGGAGAGAGCCCCTGGGCCAGGGGCCGAGGGAGGGACCGGACGAAGAGgcggagagggaggggagatggagagagacagggaCAGAGGTGATGCCTTGGTTTGATCCAGGGCTCCTAGGAGGGAAAAACCTCCTTGTTGGAGTCAGGCAGAAAGAGCAAGAGGTCATTGGCACGTCGCACAAGAAGCCCCTGCCAGGAGAACAGGGCAAGCGGGTCACCCAAGGCTCCCCTCTCCGTAACCTCAGAGTCCCCCTTCTCTCACAGGGTATCTCCGTAAACCTTCCCTCCAAGCCCACCGAAGCGGCGCAGTGACCGAGGGACAAGAGGTGACCCTGCAGTGCCAGAGGCCGGCCACGGAGCTGGGGCCGGTCATGTTCGCCCTGCTCAAGGCAGGAAGCGCAGCGCCGGTGCAGGTCCGGCCTTCGGCCGGGCGGGAGACCGACTTCTCCCTGCTGAGCGTGAGCGCGGGCGACAGCGGGAACTACAGCTGCGTGTACTACCAGGCCAGGGCCCCCTTCCGGGCTTCACAGGCTAGTCCTCGCCTGGAGATCCGGGTGGCCGGTAAGGTTCTGCGGGATTTGAGGGCTTCTTTTCAACTGCAGTGAATGAGTGACTTATCCTTTGGCTCTTATTTCTACTCCACTTGCACTTCTGTGTTTTAAGTCGGTTCATTTACTCActtttggccgcactgggtcttcgttgctgcccctgggctttctctagctgcccaGGCTGGGCTTTGCGGCAGTGTGCAGCCTTCTCACTGAAGTGGCTTCTCTCCTTGgggggcacaggctctgggggctccggttcagtaattgtggcgcatgggctgaGTGGCTCCACGgaatgtgggatcctcccggaccgGGGATCGatcctgcgtcccctgcattgcagggtgggtttctaacccctggaccaccagggaggtccacgCTATCTCCTCTTTTTAATGTCTTTCCTTTCCTACTTTCTACTCCTTTGCTGTTGTTGTGCATTCTTGGTCAATTTCCCCTGCTTTTCTTCAAAGCGATCAAACCCACCATCCTCAGAATTCTTTCTATCACTCTCGCATCTCTTAAAGTTTGGTTTATCCTGGTGATCTTGATTTTATTCTCAAgagaagttttttgttgttgttgttgttctcagAATGTGGTGATTTCTCAATTTAGAGAAACGGATGCAACATCTTTCCATATCTCAGGTCAATTACTGTTTGAATTTGAGATGATTTTGCTTCCTGGCAGAATTTTGTTCCACTGACTGCTACGGACTTTCCTTTTCTCAACTTTGtcaacttttctctctctctctctttttaaaaatttatttttatttatttatttggcgtcacttagttgtagcacacaggatctttagtcgcaggatgtggggtctagttctgtgatcagggatcaaactcgggcccccggcattgggagggcagagtcttagccactggaccaccagggacgtccccctGTGAATGTTTATGATTAGAAATCAGGGTCTGTGTGCTCAACCCCAAGATGGGGAGAGGGCTTACCAAGCGAGATGGTGTCATTACTCTTTCTCCTGGTGGCTTTTGCCTGCAGGGAACACTGCTGGTGATGGTTTAGAGAAGAGCTTGGCACTGACTGGGATGTGTAGGGGAAAGACACGAACACAGGCTTCTCTTTAGGAACCAAGACCAGTGCCAGGCTGGAGCCTTTCTTGGCTGAAGCGGAGATCCTCCAAGGTCCAGATGCTGGGCTACTAAGCTCAGTTTTCTAGACTCGCTGTCAGCATGAAGGTCTGTGCGATGGAGGGGGAAGCAGATGAAGCTGCTGAATCATTTCAGTGCTTTGTGGAGCAACTTAGGTTTTTAGAGTTGTTCCTAAGGCTGTGTGTGTGaaatcacttcaatcgtgtctgactctttgcgaccccatggactgcagcccgccaggctcctctgtccatgggattctccaggcacgaatactggagtgggttgccattttcttctccaggggaatcttcctgatccagggattgagcccacgtctCTTAATTCCTGATTCATGGAGGTAGAAGGGAAAATGGAAGTGCGGGAGAGTGGAAATGTgataaagaacaaataaatggagacttcactggtggcccagtggccaagactctgcagTCCCAATGCCGGGGGGCTGGACTTGGTTCCCTGGATCCTACACCCAGCAAATAAGATgtaacacagccaaataaatatgagCAAAAGTAACAAATAAGGCAAAGACACATGACAAGGCAGAGGGGATATAAAGAACAGAGGAGGCAGGTGGAACCACGGCAGTGCTTATTGTTCCCATGATTGAAACTTCAGTGTCGGTGCAGCTGACCACCGGCCAGGAAACCCGGGCGGCTGTATGAGAGCCACTCCGGGTAGATGACGCCCTCGCATCGCCCGTGCTGATCCACGTCTCTCTTTCAGCTTCCCCGCCTTCCATAGCCTCGGATTATACCACGGGGAACCACATCAGACTAGCTCTAGCCGCCGCAATTATGGTTATTGCGGGGGCTTTCCTGCTTGAAGCCTGGTGTACACAGAGGCACGTCCGCGGGGAGTCAGGTAAAAGAAAACAGTCCTGAACACCTCTTTTCACAGGCTGCTATCGTGATACAGGGGCCGACTCCATCGTCTACCACAGAACTTATTCTTTAAAAAGCTTACTTCTgtgtctgcactgggtctcaaTTGTGACcctcgggatctttagttgcagccaagcgggctctagttccctgaccagggatcgaacctgggccccctgcattgggagtgtgggggtcttagccactggacccccagggaagttctGATGGTGGCTAACTCTCTACAGTCAAATATGCCTGCAATACTggctccttttctccttgcttactTTCAGGATGAAGGATCCCCGGTCCCCAGAGCTGGAGAAGCCCGTGGAATGACTTATGCTGAACTGGACAGCAGAGCCCTAAGTAAAAGTCTTCccagctggagaaggaagggagaacTTCCAGCAAGGAGTGGATGATGAGGGAGAGGCCCCTCAGGGGACTAGGCAAGTGGGAGGCTCTTTCCTCAGATCGCCAATAAATGTGTGTTTCCTTCTTCTAAAGAACTTCTTTTAAGTGAGAGGCATTATTCACATAGAGTTAAACACACACATCTCAAGGGCACAGGCTCCATGactctatctatttatctatcatcCATCCGTCGTAGTCTATCATCCATCCATATATCCATCCATCATTCCAtctgtctatcatctatctacCCATCCTGTTCcgtcatctatccatccatccatccatcatcccatCCATCATCCCAtctgtctatcatctatctacCCATCCTGTTCtgtcatctacccatccatccatccatcattccATCTATCTACCCATCCTGTTCcgtcatctatccatccatcatcccaCCCATCATtccatctatctatcatctatctacccATCCTGTTCcgtcatctatccatccatcatcccaCCCATCATtccatctatctatcatctatctacccATCCTGTTCtgtcatctatccatccatccatcatcccatCCATCATcccatctatctatcatctatctatccatcctgTTCcgtcatccacccatccatccatccatcattccATCTGTCTATCATCTATCTGCCCATCCTGCTCcgtcatctatccatccatccatccatcatacCATCCATCATTCCAtctgtctatcatctatctacCCATCCTGTTCcgtcatctatccatccatccatcattccATCCATCATCCCATCCATCATCCCAtctgtctatcatctatctacCCATCCTGTTCcgtcatctatccatccatccatccatcatcccatCCATCTATCTGTACTTGTGGTCCGTTTCGGATGCCCGGTTTCTTACCCTGATGGTCTGGTCCAGTGGCTCTACGGTGCTTCTCCTGCTCAGACAACTCCAGAGGGTGCAGTATGCTCACACCCCCACAGGACACCACAGATGCCCCCCGGAGACCAGAGCCGCCCACACCATCCTTTTGCTGGTGGTCACCCTCGTCATTGTTCACATACCGaattccactttttctttttatctcacGGTTCTTGTGGAGTTTTGTCTGTGGTTGATGCAGACCTCTAATGTCTAGGGTTCCTGTTTTCCCACCATTTCTCCTTTCCTGCTGCTCCTTAGGGATCCTAGAACTGCCAGATTCTCTTAAGTTGACAGCAAATATGATTAAGGTGATAAATATTTAGTAGACTGCTGGAATAATAACAGAAATTATTCTGTCACCACTCAGTGCCAAGTGTTTAAATCGAGTTATAactaatatatattacattagtTTTAGTTTTACGACATAACGAGTGGGTTTTACGACATAACGAACGGTTACTTGCGTGTGTCGCAAAATCATCCCGCGATTCTCCCTACTATCTGTGCACCCCCCACACACGTTGTACAGATTCCTTCTTGTGATGGGAACTTGAAGTTTCAATACCTCAGCATTTTGCAAAAATGCAACAGTGTAATCGACAATAGTACTATGTTGGACATCCCATCCCCATGACCTATTTGTCTTGTAACTGGCTGTTGATACCCTTTGACGTTTGTACTCAACACCGTTTTTTAGTAAAATCCCATGAACACAAAAGGTCAGCTTATTGCAGGTGCTGCTTTGGGAGATCTGAAAGTCAGTCCATGAAATTACCAGCTCAGAGAAGACACAGCTTCCGTCTTGGCATTGTCGCTTGCGTATTTAGTTTTCATCCCTGCAAAATGGAAGAGCAACAAacattgttttctgtttgtcctaTTTCTTTccgtttttttttaatttttaaaattttgcctttACTTTGGACAGTGTGGTATTTTTATATTCCATTAAAATATTATACTTTAATGGTATAACTATTTTTTATTGGTGGTTGTAGCTGTTATATATGGATCCCAAATAGTGTGTCTATATATTTGTTGCTCATAATTAACGCTGTGCTCTTTGCTGTCATGGACTACTTTTGTCTATGCAAAATAAAAAACGAAGAGAAAGGGAAGTTTATCCACGTATCAGTGTGATTGCCATTTCTATTGTCTTTGGCATCTTCTTTGTAAAAATGGTTTCCTCTTTGGTAGAATTTTTCCTGTTTGAAGAAATTCATTTACCTTTTAAGGAGTTAGGTTTATAATGAGTGAGTTGTTTCAATGTTTGCatgtctaaaaatattttaattttatgtgctTTTTTCCATATTAAAGTGTATAAAAATTTAATACAATGTGatcataatgctgctgctgctaagtcgcttcactcgtgtccaactctgtgcgaccccatagatggcagcccaccaggctcctccgtccctgggattctccaggcaagaacactggagtgggttgccattgccttctccaatgcgggaaagtgaaaagtgaaagggaagtcgctcagtcgtgtccgactcagtgatcccatggactgcagcccaccaggctcctccgcccatgggattttccaggcaagagtattggagtggggtgccattgccttctccaatgtgggaaagtgaaaagtgaaagggaagtcgctcagtcgtgtccgactcagtgaccccatggactgcagccccccaggctcctccgtccctgggattctccaggcgagagcactggagcggggcgccatcgccttctctggtgaTCATAATGAAAGCATACTAAGTAACAGACAACCTTGTTTTAAACACTAAGGAATTAAATGCCCGTAtgttatttttagcttttaaatgaTTGACTAAAATAATTTCAggaataatatattttcttcctCACTGAAATACTACTCCAATTATTAACACTTTAACACATTTCATATATCAACTACTCTCTCTATGTTTGATCCCATTATCACTAGATTTTTATCCAGCCACTTCAGAGCACTGTGTGAACAGGGTGAATTCCACCCTTAGCTGACTAGCATGGCTTTCCCTAAACAAAGACACCCTCCTGCATGACCAGCACACCGCTGTTTGCTTTAGAAAACCGAGGTGGATACAGCACTACTAGCCGCAGTTCCTGTTCAGAGTTTCCAGCTGATCCCAGACGTCTCCTCCTCGTTTCTGGTTGAGATTCCCAGCAAGATTTCTGTGCTGCATTTGGCTGCCACgccctttccttcttccccagtctgtctctctctgtctttccttttttaatcctATCtttgacctcagttcagttcagttcagtcgcttagtcatgtccgactctttgcgaccccatgaatcgcagcacgccaggcctccctgtccatcactatctcccggagttcactcagactcacgtccatcgagtccgtgatgccatccagccatctcatcctcggtcgtccccttctcctcctgcccccaatccctcccagcatcagagtcttttccaatgagtcaactcttcgcatgaggtggccaaagtactggagcttcagctttagcatggttccttccaaagaaatcccagggttgatcttcagaatggactggttggatcttgacCTACTTCAGTCTATAGGATGACCCTCCTCTTGGTGTTTCTGATGACTCCTCACGACAGGATCAGTTTACATTTCCTATTCTAGTTCTATGGAAAACGCCATTGGCAATTTGAAgcggattgcattgaatctgtagattgccttgtaTAGTGTTGAtacagagcaggaccctgtggtctTTGCTGAGGCCTCACAATGTCCTCTACGTGCCTTTCATCTGTGGAATAACtctagccaaagaataagttcaACAGGAGAAGTTAAAACatgcaaaaaacaaaggaaaacagtcaaacaagTCCAAACAATAATAATGTAGCTATTAAGCAAAGTCGAGgacctttagtttcttttcaaaggctctagataatattctgagccatatcttgTGAGCTGTCTTGCAGACACTGAAACCTCCCACTAGGTGGAAGACATTAACTACATCGAGACCATACCATAGCCTCACAAAAGGTGCCAcagttccaagaactggccttaaagaaatgggaacaaaccacAGAACTGAACACTCACTGCACCTAAAACGAGACGACGCTGGTCAGACCACcagtgaccaatttcaagatgactgtcagagctgactgtttGCATGTAGCCCCTCGCCTCTGTCTATAAAACCTCTCACCCGCTGACTGTCAGCAGAGGGACTTGGCCATTGGACAGACGTCACCCCTCCCCCCATGTCACCTGCATCTAAATAAAGCAAATGTTCTTTTCACCAGCCTGGCCTGTAATGGCTTTTGAGTGGCGAGCAGCTGGACCCCATTTTCGGTAACAGGATAATCATCttaacagtattgattcttccatctGAAAAGCAGAATATATCTGCCCCTCCTTTGTGTCACTtgagtttctttcatcagcatctcagACTTTTCGAGGGtagttcttttctctccttcagtAGGTTTATTCAGAGATGTTTTATTCctgatgcaatggtaaatggactgtgtccttaatttctttttctgacagcTTGTTGTTCTAATGTACAGAAATgtgagagatttctgtgtatt from the Capra hircus breed San Clemente chromosome 18, ASM170441v1, whole genome shotgun sequence genome contains:
- the TARM1 gene encoding T-cell-interacting, activating receptor on myeloid cells protein 1 isoform X1; the protein is MLSKLLLLLCFRLCVGQADEGRAGEWFSMAPPGPPSQGPPLFPPVRELPETSPETRFLPEALPKPSLRAWPSSVVPAGSSVTLRCGTPTRDVSVALRKVGSVWEMVQSPNSTEGQAEFHLSDVKSSHAGEYTCKYHRRGNPHVSSGPSDALLLLVTGYLRKPSLQAHRSGAVTEGQEVTLQCQRPATELGPVMFALLKAGSAAPVQVRPSAGRETDFSLLSVSAGDSGNYSCVYYQARAPFRASQASPRLEIRVAASPPSIASDYTTGNHIRLALAAAIMVIAGAFLLEAWCTQRHVRGESG
- the TARM1 gene encoding T-cell-interacting, activating receptor on myeloid cells protein 1 isoform X2, with protein sequence MLSKLLLLLCFRLCVGQADEGRAEALPKPSLRAWPSSVVPAGSSVTLRCGTPTRDVSVALRKVGSVWEMVQSPNSTEGQAEFHLSDVKSSHAGEYTCKYHRRGNPHVSSGPSDALLLLVTGYLRKPSLQAHRSGAVTEGQEVTLQCQRPATELGPVMFALLKAGSAAPVQVRPSAGRETDFSLLSVSAGDSGNYSCVYYQARAPFRASQASPRLEIRVAASPPSIASDYTTGNHIRLALAAAIMVIAGAFLLEAWCTQRHVRGESG